From the Deltaproteobacteria bacterium genome, the window CGGCGAGCCTGCTCCATTCGAGATGGGTATATCTCTGGGTGGTCGCAAGGCTTGCGTGGCCGAGCATCTCCTGGATGGAACGGAGATCCGCCCCTGACTCAAGGAGATGGGTCGCCATGGAATGGCGAAAGGTATGAGGGGTGGCTGGCGGCACAATACCGGTCTCCCGCCTTCGACGAAGAACGAGCCTCTCGACGCTTCGTGGACTTAGGCGAAAGCCGCGCCGGTTTAGGAAGAGGGCCGGCTCTTGCGTACGCTTCATCCGTTCGAGAAGGGCCGACCTTGCCGGAAGGTATGCGCACAGGGCATCCTTTGCCTTGCTTCCGAACGGCACCAGCCTTTCCTTGCCCCCCTTGCCCCTGACATGCAAGGTTTCGGGCGACAGACAGACGGAGACGAGGTCCAACCCGCAGAGCTCGCTCACCCGCACACCGGAGCTGTAGAGGAACTCAAGAATCGCCCGGTCCCGAAGGGAAAGAAAACCTTCAGGACACGGTGTCTCCACAAGGGCTGCTGCCTCGTCCACGGAGAGATAGGTCGGCAGGGGCCGCTCGACCTTGGGCCCCCTGATGGACTCGGCGGGACTCTGATGGATAAGGCCCTTTCTGACGAGATACCGAAAAAAACTCCTGGCAGCTGCAAGCCTTCGTGACACAGTGGACAACCCGGATCCAGATCGCCTGAGCCCGGCCAGCCAAGACCGGATCTCGCGGGAGGAGGCCGATCTCAAAAGGCGGCCCTCGCCAATGAAACCGGAAAGCCCCTCGAGATCCCGCCCGTAGGCCTTAACCGTGTGTGGGGAGGCGTTCTTTTCGATTGCCAGACTTTGGAGAAAGGCTGCAAGATCCGGATCCATGGCTGGGACATACCCATGTAAGCGCGAGATAAAGGGAAATAACTACCACAGCAGGTGCGAAATGCAACCAGGATCCTGGAAGGCCTTATCGCAGTAATCGGCGCTTCTGAAATGCGTCCGGGATGTATTACTTCTCTGTGTCCTCTGTGTCCTCTGTAGTGAGATACTCTTTGGAATCCTTGGGCCAGTTCTTGATATAGAGATCCCGCTGGGGAAACGGGATGGAGATCCCGTGCTTGCGGAATGCCTCTTCGATGGCGTAGCGAATCTCGCTGGACACAGAGAGCCTATTGTCCACATTCCGGATGTAAAAATTGAGGTCGAAGTTGATGGAACTATCCGCAAAATCCTTGAGCCAGACCACTGGATAGGGGAAAGAGCCGTCCTTCACCACCTCGGGATGGGACATGGCAACGTCAAAAAGGACCTTGCGAACGAGTTCAAGGTCGCTTCCGTAGGCCACTCCTACGATGATATGGACCCGTCCTTCGGGAGAGTCGAGCATCCAGTTGGTCACCTGGTTCGAAAGAAGTTCCGAGTTGGGTACGATCACATCCGCCCGGTCGAACGTGGAAATGACCGTGGATCTCACCCGGATCTTCTTGACATAGCCTTCTGTGGATCCCACGATGATCCAGTCCCCCTTCTTGATAGGTCTCTCGAAGAGTAGGATGAGCCCTGAGACAAAATTGTTCACGATGTTCTGAAGACCAAAGCCGATGCCTACAGAGAGGGCGCCCGCAATGATGGCAAGCTTTGAGAGATCAAATCCGGCAATGGACAAGGCGAATACGGCTGCGAGGACAAATCCCGCATAACCTGCGATGGTGACCAGGGCCTCCAGGGCGCCGGGCTCGTATTTAGAGCTGTCAAGCCATTTCGTTTCGAGCAGCCCTTTCAGCCATCGGACCAGAAACCAGAGCACGAGAAAAACGATGATTCCGATGAGGATTCGAAATGGGATGACGCGAAAGGCCCCGAGCGGGAAACCCTGAAAGATCAAAGACGAAATGTATCCGAACCCCTTTCCCGTGGGGCTCCATATCCAGGACAGGGCGAAAACAGCACAAAAGACAAAAAGGGTATGGATGAAGATACGGAGAAAGAGAAAACTCAGCATCCTCGCCCCCTGCTCCACCCTGATGGATCTCCGGATCCGCTCCTGCCACGGCTCACATCCTTCGATCACCCCGGTCAAAAACCCGTCTGCGAGACTATTGGCAACGAACAACAAGGCCAAGACGACACCTGTAGCAACCAGCCCTGTGAAAATGAACCACGAAAGATTCCGATAGCCCGCTCCTGCTGCCCCGATGAGCAGGATCGCCATGGCGAACGCAGCCCGTCTGACATGACCTGCCCTTTCCTCCCACCCCATAACGACAGGGATCCATTGGGTGAGGACATACACCACGAGGACGGCCGCATACAGCATGACCACGTCATATGCCCCGATGAAGGGATCAGGGAGAAGGCCCATCTCTGCCATGTGATCGCCTGAGGCGCCAAGGAGAAAGATGACGATGAATATCTCACCCAGCATGAAGACCCTGCGGGGAATGGGGCGATTTGGAAATAAAAGGGCGGGTAAAGGGCCTACCGGGAGCAAAAGGGGCTTAACGACCATCCTTGCGAGGAATAGGCAGAAGACAACGACCGTAGCCACGCCGGCCGGACTCTCCCAGGCGGCTGTTGCGCCACCCTTGCCGGTGGACATGCACAGGAACAGCACGGCGCATCCCGCAAATATCGGGAGGTGGGCCAAAAAAGATAAACGGAACCTCATGAGGACGGCATGCAAACACCGCCCTTTCTCTTCCTTAAATGAGGCAAGGGTTCTTAGGCGGCGAAAGACGGCAAAGATCCCGCTCGCGCCGATGACCGCGAGCACGATAAGCCAGCGTCGGAGATCCAGGT encodes:
- a CDS encoding tyrosine recombinase XerC; this encodes MDPDLAAFLQSLAIEKNASPHTVKAYGRDLEGLSGFIGEGRLLRSASSREIRSWLAGLRRSGSGLSTVSRRLAAARSFFRYLVRKGLIHQSPAESIRGPKVERPLPTYLSVDEAAALVETPCPEGFLSLRDRAILEFLYSSGVRVSELCGLDLVSVCLSPETLHVRGKGGKERLVPFGSKAKDALCAYLPARSALLERMKRTQEPALFLNRRGFRLSPRSVERLVLRRRRETGIVPPATPHTFRHSMATHLLESGADLRSIQEMLGHASLATTQRYTHLEWSRLAEVYAKAHPRAVSVPSLGPADRGQKEE
- a CDS encoding mechanosensitive ion channel; this translates as MTLFVHFSGIPFGRCIRYIPLVILMLLIFPPSLALSQESAKAPDFHPGEEIIRLEGIERDYLRGGFDLEKIDAVLADLAALQVKAEECINEATESLDQVTLGLDSLGPVAPGELPEIARQRKGLLKEKSGYEARLSQCRFLLGQAQSLAEVLNRSRQALMARSFWAREADVLSLTEDVIRDRDQIPGLIREIGNKSGLLDLDLRRWLIVLAVIGASGIFAVFRRLRTLASFKEEKGRCLHAVLMRFRLSFLAHLPIFAGCAVLFLCMSTGKGGATAAWESPAGVATVVVFCLFLARMVVKPLLLPVGPLPALLFPNRPIPRRVFMLGEIFIVIFLLGASGDHMAEMGLLPDPFIGAYDVVMLYAAVLVVYVLTQWIPVVMGWEERAGHVRRAAFAMAILLIGAAGAGYRNLSWFIFTGLVATGVVLALLFVANSLADGFLTGVIEGCEPWQERIRRSIRVEQGARMLSFLFLRIFIHTLFVFCAVFALSWIWSPTGKGFGYISSLIFQGFPLGAFRVIPFRILIGIIVFLVLWFLVRWLKGLLETKWLDSSKYEPGALEALVTIAGYAGFVLAAVFALSIAGFDLSKLAIIAGALSVGIGFGLQNIVNNFVSGLILLFERPIKKGDWIIVGSTEGYVKKIRVRSTVISTFDRADVIVPNSELLSNQVTNWMLDSPEGRVHIIVGVAYGSDLELVRKVLFDVAMSHPEVVKDGSFPYPVVWLKDFADSSINFDLNFYIRNVDNRLSVSSEIRYAIEEAFRKHGISIPFPQRDLYIKNWPKDSKEYLTTEDTEDTEK